The Dreissena polymorpha isolate Duluth1 chromosome 10, UMN_Dpol_1.0, whole genome shotgun sequence genome includes a region encoding these proteins:
- the LOC127848388 gene encoding IgGFc-binding protein-like has protein sequence MVMSPFANTEVNITFPNGTWISKTLEWLDVYQEMSPSTDLTGTIVQSSKPVSVVSGASCSYVIQKNDCDMISEQLIPTNAFQRMFIVPPILSNRFVVRIFSSQINSTVCVRDVAVENCTMMGSNQWIESAPKRSSLVVTSHDPISVIQYKESDTYMTIVPSIQQFINSYTFVVPEVYINHDNYISVTILTAASQTLRLDGKPPRDHLVDTANVASPFNNYTVLTFRITTGLHVMTTTETDVVFGLIAFGNFTFGAYGFPAGIDLVSAPNRQFQCYSCAEVSDLRLCDTVQRYVPEELCSIEEFDRQGQSNFKLGCVAATCSVIEHGRPFPRCKSCCSEDLCNTNCTSGHAASIIG, from the exons ATGGTGATGTCACCGTTTGCAAACACTGAGGTTAATATTACATTTCCTAACGGGACTTGGATATCGAAGACACTGGAGTGGTTGGATGTTTATCAAGAAATGTCCCCGTCAACTGATCTCACCGGAACAATCGTCCAGTCAAGTAAACCCGTATCGGTTGTGAGTGGAGCGTCTTGTTCGTATGTCATTCAAAAGAATGATTGTGATATGATCAGTGAACAACTAATTCCAACGAATGCTTTTCAAAGAATGTTCATCGTTCCGCCAATCCTGTCGAACCGATTCGTGGTTCGTATTTTTAGTAGTCAAATAAATAGCACAGTATGCGTGAGAGACGTAGCGGTTGAAAATTGCACAATGATGGGTTCAAATCAGTGGATAGAATCCGCACCAAAACGTTCGTCCTTGGTAGTCACTAGTCACGATCCTATTTCCGTCATACAATATAAAGAATCTGATACGTACATGACAATTGTTCCAAGTATTCAACAATTTATTAACTCGTATACATTCGTTGTACCAGAGGTTTATATTAACCACGATAACTATATTTCCGTAACAATTCTCACCGCCGCATCGCAAACACTTCGTCTAGACGGCAAACCACCACGTGATCACCTCGTGGACACTGCTAACGTGGCTTCTCCATTTAACAATTATACAGTCCTCACATTCAGAATTACCACTGGCTTGCACGTGATGACAACGACAGAAACAGACGTGGTGTTTGGATTGATTGCATTTGGAAACTTTACCTTTGGTGCCTACGGTTTTCCAGCTGGGATAGACCTTG TGTCAGCACCTAACAGACAATTTCAGTGCTACAGCTGTGCTGAAGTTTCTGACCTGAGACTGTGTGACACGGTGCAACGATATGTTCCTGAGGAG ttaTGCAGTATTGAAGAATTTGATCGACAGGGACAATCCAATTTCAAGCTAGGCTGCGTGGCTGCAACA TGTAGTGTCATTGAACACGGCCGTCCTTTTCCAAGGTGCAAATCCTGTTGCAGCGAAGATTTGTGTAACACCAACTGCACGTCCGGCCATGCTGCTTCAATCATAGGTTGA